The DNA window GTTCTTCATCACCGGCGCCGACGCGCTGTCCCAGATCCTGACCTGGCGGGACACGGAGGAGCTCTTCTCCCTGGCCCACTTCATCGGCGTGACCCGGCCCGGCCACATACTGGCCAATCCGGGGCTGCCGGAGGGCGGCGTCTCCCTCGTCGAGGTGCCGGCCCTCGCCATCTCCTCCTCCGACTGCCGCGCGCGCGTGGCGCAGGGCGACCCGGTCTGGTATCTGGTCCCCGACGGCGTGGTGCGCTACATCAACAAGCGCAAGCTCTACCGGCGCTGAGCGGCACGGAACCGAGGGGCACTGAGGGGAACCGGTGAACGACCGACAGGACCCGTACGCACATCAGCCGCAGGTGTACGGCTACGACGCCTACGGGCAGCCGGTGTACCACCCGGACGCGCCCGAGCGGGTCTACGACCCGTACGGTCAACCGGTGCAGCAGCACTCCTTCTCCCCTCAGGAGGCCGGCCACGGGGGCGGCGGGTACGACGGCTACGGCGGGTACGACGGCTACGGCACGGGGGGCGGCCACGACCCGTACGGCGTGCCTGCGCAGCAGCCCCCTCAGCAGCAGGCCCAGCAGCAGGAGTGGATCCCGCGGCAGGCGGGCCCGCCGTACGCCGAGGAGCCCGGCGTCCGGGAGCGGCAAGCGCAGACCCCCGGGGCGCAGCCCCACGGGGCGGGGGCCTACGAGGCGGAGCCTCAGGCGCCACCGGCCGGTCGGCAGGCACCCGGCAAGGTGCCCGCCCCCACCGCGGCGGCGGACTACCGCACCGAGCAGTTCTCGTTCATCGAGGAGCCCGACGAGGACTCCGAGGACGTCATCGACTGGCTCAAGTTCAGCGAGAGCCGCACCGAGCGGCGCGACGAGCGCAAGCGCAAGGGCCGCAACCGGATCGTCGCCCTCGTCGTGGTGCTCGTCCTCGCGGTGGGCGGCGCGGCCGGCTATCTGTTCCTCACCGGCTCGGACGGCAAGAAGGGCGCGGCCGCGACCGCCGGGGGGCAGAAGCGCGACGTGATCGTCGTCCATCTGCGGCAGACCCGCGGCGGCGGCTCCTCCACCGCGCTGCTGGTCGACAACGAGACCACCAAGAAGGCCACCACCGTCCTGCTGCCGAACACCCTGGCCGTCGCCAAGGAGGGCGGCGCCGGCTCCACCACGCTCGGCAAGTCCGTGCAGGACGACGGCACCGGGGCCACCCGCGACGCCCTGAACACGCTGCTGGGCTCCGACATCAAGGGCAGCTGGCGGCTGGACACCCCCTACCTGGAGAACCTGGTCGAGCTCGTCGGCGGCATCGAGGCCGACACCGACACCGACGTCCCCGGCGAGAAGCCCGGCGACAGCCCGCTCGTCCGGCGCGGCACCGCGCAGAGCCTGAGCGGCCGCACGGCCGTCGCCTACGCCACCCACCGCGGGCCCGGAGAGGACGAGGGCAAGCAGCTCGCCCGGTTCGGCCAGGTCATGCAGGCGGTGCTGAAGAAGATGCCGGACGACAGCGCCTCGGCCACGCGCACCGTGGAGTCGCTCGCGCAGATCCCCGACCCCTCGCTCTCCACCGAGCAGCTGGGCGCCTCCCTGGCCCACATGGCCGCGCTGGCCCGGAAGGGCTCGTACGCCACCGCGCTGCTGCCCGTGGAGAAGGACGGCACCCTCGGCGAGAAGGCCACCGGAGGCGTCGTCAAGGAGGTCCTGGGCGGCACGGTGAGGAACACCGGCCGCGACGCGACGCCCCGGGTGAGCGTGAAGAACGCCACAGGCGGCAAGGGACCCGCCACCTCCGCCCAGATCACGCTGGTCAACAGCGGCTACAGCGTGATCGACGGCGGCACGGCGGGATCCGCGGCGACGGCCTCGGCGGTGCTCTACGCGGACGAGAAGCGGGCGGCGGAGGCCAAGGAGGTCGCCAAGACGCTGGGGCTGCCGGCGGGCGCGGTGAAGCAGGCGAAGGACGCGACGACGGCCGACGTCACCGTGGTCCTGGGCAAGGACTACAAGGGCTGAGGGGGGCGGGCGGTCACCGGAGCGCCGGGGGGCGGCCACGGGGGCCGGGGGCCGCCCGGGGGCCGGCCGTAATGGCCAGGAGGGTCGCCGGTGGGTCGTGAGACCCTTGATGGGTACCCGAATCCTCTTCGACGAAAGCATGGCTTGTGACCGCCACGGACCGCTCCATCGAGCTCATCAAGGCCGCCGCCCAGGCGGCCGCCGACAAGCTC is part of the Streptomyces roseifaciens genome and encodes:
- a CDS encoding LCP family protein, yielding MNDRQDPYAHQPQVYGYDAYGQPVYHPDAPERVYDPYGQPVQQHSFSPQEAGHGGGGYDGYGGYDGYGTGGGHDPYGVPAQQPPQQQAQQQEWIPRQAGPPYAEEPGVRERQAQTPGAQPHGAGAYEAEPQAPPAGRQAPGKVPAPTAAADYRTEQFSFIEEPDEDSEDVIDWLKFSESRTERRDERKRKGRNRIVALVVVLVLAVGGAAGYLFLTGSDGKKGAAATAGGQKRDVIVVHLRQTRGGGSSTALLVDNETTKKATTVLLPNTLAVAKEGGAGSTTLGKSVQDDGTGATRDALNTLLGSDIKGSWRLDTPYLENLVELVGGIEADTDTDVPGEKPGDSPLVRRGTAQSLSGRTAVAYATHRGPGEDEGKQLARFGQVMQAVLKKMPDDSASATRTVESLAQIPDPSLSTEQLGASLAHMAALARKGSYATALLPVEKDGTLGEKATGGVVKEVLGGTVRNTGRDATPRVSVKNATGGKGPATSAQITLVNSGYSVIDGGTAGSAATASAVLYADEKRAAEAKEVAKTLGLPAGAVKQAKDATTADVTVVLGKDYKG